From a single Solanum dulcamara chromosome 4, daSolDulc1.2, whole genome shotgun sequence genomic region:
- the LOC129884537 gene encoding agamous-like MADS-box protein AGL62, which yields MAKKMTKGRQKIQMTKMSKESNLLVTFSKRRSGLFKKASELCTLCGVEITIVVFSPGHKVFSFGHPNVDSIVNRFLTRNPTSSSTTCQLVEAHRNANVRELNAQLTEILNQLEFEKKREVEIEKIKKAKIGQNWWESPVNELGLGELEQLKLGMEEFKKNVIKQMQKIIFEASKTPAFFLGGSSSSGGQVDVKNIKGFGLSMATNGHNTSFP from the coding sequence ATGGCAAAAAAGATGACCAAAGGTAGGCAAAAGATACAAATGACCAAAATGTCAAAAGAAAGCAACCTTCTTGTTACTTTCTCAAAACGTCGTTCTGGTCTTTTCAAAAAAGCTAGCGAACTTTGTACGCTTTGTGGTGTTGAAATAACGATTGTTGTTTTTTCACCAGGTCATAAAGTCTTCTCTTTTGGTCATCCTAATGTTGACTCCATCGTTAATCGCTTCCTCACTCGTAACCCTACTAGTTCTTCTACCACTTGTCAACTTGTTGAAGCTCATAGAAACGCGAATGTACGCGAACTGAATGCGCAACTCACAGAGATTCTCAATCAATTGGAGTTCGAGAAAAAACGCGAAgttgaaattgagaaaattaaGAAGGCTAAAATAGGGCAGAATTGGTGGGAAAGTCCAGTGAATGAACTTGGACTTGGTGAATTGGAACAATTGAAATTGggaatggaagaattcaagaaaaatgtTATCAAACAAatgcaaaaaataatttttgaggcTTCAAAGACCCCTGCATTTTTTCTTGGAGGGTCTTCTTCTAGTGGAGGCCAAGTTGATGTCAAAAATATCAAGGGGTTTGGACTTTCTATGGCTACCAATGGGCATAATACAAGTTTTCCATGA
- the LOC129884535 gene encoding agamous-like MADS-box protein AGL62: protein MTRRSMGRQRVDMVKMKKESNLQVTFSKRRAGLFKKASELCTLCGAEIAIVVFSPGNKVFSFGHPSVDTLVERFLGGNLPPPNNDVHNQLIVSHRNAGLRELNAKLTNIEGVLQMEKNRGESLKEIRRRANGRWWESPIEELSLFQLQQLREALEILKQKVEKEAQQQQMVNNNVFPFHTFGSALTPNGSRASSSHGYNFGAPFTNRASGSTSSIVPNY from the coding sequence ATGACAAGAAGGAGCATGGGTCGTCAAAGGGTTGACATGGTGAAAATGAAGAAAGAGAGTAACTTACAAGTTACTTTCTCAAAGCGTCGTGCTGGTCTCTTCAAAAAGGCTAGTGAACTATGTACGCTATGTGGTGCTGAAATTGCCATTGTGGTATTTTCCCCGGGCAATAAAGTTTTCTCTTTTGGCCACCCTAGCGTGGACACGTTGGTGGAGAGGTTCCTCGGGGGAAACCTCCCTCCACCAAATAATGATGTCCATAACCAACTCATCGTGTCTCATCGAAATGCTGGTCTTCGTGAGCTCAATGCGAAGCTCACGAACATCGAGGGGGTTCTCCAGATGGAGAAAAATCGTGGAGAATCCCTAAAAGAAATTAGGAGGAGAGCTAATGGTCGTTGGTGGGAATCTCCTATCGAAGAACTTAGCTTATTCCAACTTCAACAATTGAGGGAGGCATTGGAAATTCTAAAGCAAAAAGTTGAAAAAGAggcacaacaacaacaaatggTGAATAATAATGTATTCCCATTTCACACATTTGGAAGTGCCTTGACTCCTAATGGTTCTAGGGCAAGTTCTTCACATGGATACAATTTTGGTGCACCCTTTACTAATAGGGCTAGTGGATCTACTTCTTCCATAGTTCCCAATTACTAG